From Vitis vinifera cultivar Pinot Noir 40024 chromosome 14, ASM3070453v1, a single genomic window includes:
- the LOC100247676 gene encoding esterase, with protein sequence MESPSTIRLATSLCCICVLLSFTATVINPVVALENCKFPAIFNFADSNSDTGGYAAAFSQPPWPYGRTFFRMPAGRFSDGRLMIDFIANSFGLPFLSAYLNSLGSNYTNGANFATAAATIRLPTRIIPAGGFSPFYLGLQYDQFVQFKSRTLKIRKRGGVYKDLMPKEEYFPKALYTLDIGQNDLGEGFFANMSIQEVNATVPDIINGFSTNVRRIYKSGARSFWIHNTGPIGCLPYILANFQAAQRDSAGCSKPHNEVAQYFNYKLKEAVSQLRKDFPLAAITYVDVYSVKYSLFSQPKKYGFELPLVACCGYGGEYNYGNDAGCGSTITVNGSQIFVGSCERPSLRVNWDGIHYTEAANKFVFDQISSGAFSDPPLPLRMACHRNTSY encoded by the exons ggAGTCTCCCAGCACCATCAGACTTGCCACTTCTCTCTGCTGTATTTGCGTGCTTTTATCTTTTACTGCCACGGTGATCAACCCTGTTGTTGCTTTGGAAAATTGCAAATTTCCAGCAATCTTTAACTTTGCAGACTCCAATTCAGACACAGGCGGATATGCTGCTGCCTTCTCTCAACCTCCCTGGCCTTATGGGAGGACCTTTTTTCGCATGCCAGCAGGCAGATTCTCAGATGGTCGCCTCATGATTGATTTCATTG CCAACAGTTTTGGTCTACCATTTCTTAGTGCTTATCTTAATTCTCTGGGGTCCAATTACACAAATGGTGCAAACTTTGCCACGGCTGCTGCTACAATCCGATTACCGACTAGAATAATACCTGCAGGTGGGTTCAGTCCATTCTACCTGGGCTTGCAATACGATCAGTTTGTGCAATTCAAGTCCAGAACACTAAAGATAAGGAAACGAG gTGGGGTGTACAAGGACTTAATGCCCAAGGAAGAGTATTTTCCCAAAGCTCTATACACGTTGGACATCGGTCAGAATGATCTTGGTGAAGGGTTCTTTGCTAACATGTCTATCCAGGAAGTCAATGCAACCGTCCCTGATATAATCAATGGTTTCTCCACCAATGTTAGG CGTATTTACAAGTCGGGAGCAAGATCATTCTGGATTCACAACACAGGACCCATCGGCTGCCTCCCCTATATCTTGGCCAATTTTCAGGCAGCTCAAAGGGACAGTGCCGGTTGTTCAAAGCCTCACAATGAAGTGGCTCAGTACTTCAACTACAAGTTGAAGGAGGCTGTTTCCCAACTCCGGAAGGACTTTCCTTTAGCTGCAATTACATATGTCGATGTCTACTCTGTCAAGTATTCCCTCTTTAGCCAACCCAAGAAATATG GGTTTGAGCTTCCACTTGTGGCTTGCTGTGGCTATGGAGGTGAGTACAACTACGGCAATGATGCTGGCTGTGGTAGTACCATCACTGTTAATGGTAGCCAAATTTTTGTGGGATCATGTGAGCGCCCTTCACTTCGAGTGAATTGGGATGGAATTCACTACACTGAGGCAGctaacaaatttgtttttgatcAAATCTCCAGTGGAGCATTTTCAGATCCGCCTCTGCCCTTAAGAATGGCATGTCATAGGAACACTTCATATTGA